From Vagococcus jeotgali, one genomic window encodes:
- a CDS encoding acyl carrier protein: protein MSTFVKIQEIIVDQLGKEEDEVQLTTNFREELEADSLDLFQILNDIEDAFEDDNVKIETDEGLVTVQDLVTFVDNQIANNK, encoded by the coding sequence ATGTCAACCTTTGTAAAAATTCAAGAAATTATTGTGGATCAATTAGGTAAAGAAGAAGACGAGGTACAATTAACCACAAACTTTCGTGAAGAATTAGAAGCAGATAGCTTAGATTTATTCCAAATACTAAACGATATTGAGGACGCCTTTGAAGATGATAACGTTAAAATTGAAACTGACGAGGGGTTAGTGACTGTTCAAGATTTAGTAACTTTTGTGGACAATCAAATAGCAAATAATAAATAA
- a CDS encoding beta-ketoacyl-ACP synthase III: protein MLYPKITQVAHVLPTKVVSNSDLEAILDTSDEWIYSRTGIKERRVAIDESTSSLATEVGKILLQKANTKDVDFIIVATMTSDEATPSTACLVQDGLGLTQAFCFDINAACSGFIYALSVAEKFLLSQKYQKGMVIGVDVMSNLIDYSDRGTAVLFGDGAAGVLVENISSTPNFISELIQSDGNRYEALHGLSSNRSNPFKIVHNQSPYLLMNGKQIFDFVLRDVSKNMLQALKESGLEHEDIDFVLAHQANQRLLNALAKKINMPKEKFLSNVAYYGNTSSASVPLLLSESVDKKELVLGRNQKILFTGYGAGLTWGSLLINI from the coding sequence ATGCTTTATCCTAAAATCACACAAGTCGCACATGTTCTACCGACTAAGGTAGTCAGCAATAGTGATTTAGAAGCCATTTTAGATACGAGTGATGAATGGATTTATTCCAGAACAGGTATTAAAGAAAGACGAGTAGCTATAGATGAGAGCACTTCTAGTTTAGCTACTGAAGTAGGCAAGATTCTACTTCAAAAAGCAAATACAAAGGATGTTGATTTTATTATTGTAGCTACTATGACCTCAGATGAGGCGACACCATCGACTGCTTGTTTAGTACAAGATGGGCTGGGTTTAACTCAAGCATTTTGTTTTGATATTAATGCTGCATGCTCTGGATTTATCTATGCCTTATCTGTGGCTGAAAAATTTTTATTAAGTCAGAAATATCAAAAAGGAATGGTTATTGGTGTCGATGTGATGTCTAATCTAATAGATTATTCAGACCGAGGAACTGCTGTTTTATTTGGAGACGGAGCAGCTGGTGTGTTAGTTGAAAATATATCATCTACACCTAATTTTATCAGTGAACTAATACAGTCTGATGGTAATAGGTATGAAGCTCTACACGGATTAAGTAGTAATAGGTCTAATCCTTTTAAAATAGTTCACAACCAATCTCCATATTTATTGATGAATGGTAAACAAATCTTTGACTTTGTATTAAGAGACGTATCAAAAAACATGTTACAAGCACTAAAAGAAAGTGGCTTGGAACATGAAGACATTGATTTTGTATTAGCCCACCAAGCTAATCAGCGCTTGTTAAATGCATTAGCCAAAAAAATAAATATGCCTAAAGAAAAATTCTTATCCAATGTGGCATATTACGGTAATACCTCATCAGCCTCTGTTCCTCTACTCTTATCAGAGTCAGTAGATAAGAAAGAGTTAGTGCTAGGTAGGAATCAAAAAATCCTTTTCACTGGTTACGGAGCAGGGCTGACTTGGGGGAGCTTATTAATTAATATTTAA
- a CDS encoding MarR family winged helix-turn-helix transcriptional regulator — MDKHIDLVNDQLIRVFNDILTIEETELKKGDFSDLSIKEMHTIEAIGMREKRTTGEVAKSLSITVGTLTVAINNLVKKGYVERVRSEEDRRIVRLQLTNRGRLFYRAHQHFHKSMVKAALEEMSQDEKEALMKGLGSLHKFLKQYY, encoded by the coding sequence ATGGATAAGCACATAGATTTAGTTAACGATCAATTAATCAGGGTATTTAATGATATTTTGACGATTGAAGAAACGGAATTAAAAAAAGGTGACTTTTCAGATTTATCGATTAAAGAAATGCATACTATCGAAGCAATTGGTATGAGGGAAAAAAGAACAACTGGTGAAGTAGCAAAATCACTGTCAATCACTGTAGGAACTTTGACTGTGGCAATCAATAATTTGGTTAAAAAAGGTTATGTAGAACGTGTTAGGAGTGAAGAAGATAGACGAATTGTCAGGTTGCAATTAACTAACCGAGGAAGGTTATTTTACCGGGCGCATCAACATTTTCACAAAAGTATGGTAAAAGCAGCATTAGAAGAGATGAGCCAAGATGAGAAAGAGGCTTTAATGAAAGGGTTAGGTAGCCTTCATAAGTTCTTGAAACAATACTATTAA
- a CDS encoding YitT family protein gives MGNITEAYRKNELFKQILIIIFTGLAIAVGLNMFLIPANVFSAGVNGIAQLISSTLGEMFGINIGTGILIFILNIPIAILGWIKLGKSSTILSLLTVLSVTIMTIFIPESQVTDNPLMNAIVGGVLTGIAVGMTMKYGFSTGGMDIVSLVLSKTTGRSVGSLMFMINLFIIAAAGFIFSWESALYTIISIFCTTQVVDKIHTSHQKVTAFIMTGKPEEVIFSIQQEIVRGMTMLPGKGVYTRKDVSVIMMVISRYELYDLEQAVYNADANAFINILPTQNVYGQFWSQDDQKKFKAERKEMS, from the coding sequence GTGGGGAATATTACAGAAGCATATCGTAAAAATGAATTATTTAAGCAAATTTTAATTATAATTTTTACAGGTTTGGCAATTGCCGTTGGATTAAATATGTTTTTAATCCCAGCTAATGTCTTTTCAGCTGGAGTCAATGGTATCGCTCAGTTAATTTCTAGTACATTAGGTGAGATGTTTGGTATTAATATTGGGACAGGGATTTTAATCTTCATTTTAAATATCCCCATTGCCATTTTAGGTTGGATTAAGCTTGGTAAATCTTCTACGATTTTAAGTTTATTGACAGTGCTATCTGTAACGATTATGACAATTTTTATACCTGAGTCCCAAGTGACCGATAATCCTTTAATGAATGCTATTGTTGGTGGGGTATTAACAGGTATTGCTGTTGGTATGACGATGAAATATGGATTTAGTACTGGTGGTATGGATATTGTTTCTTTAGTATTGTCAAAAACGACAGGGCGCTCAGTGGGTTCTTTAATGTTTATGATTAATTTATTCATTATTGCAGCTGCCGGCTTTATTTTTAGTTGGGAATCTGCTCTTTATACCATTATTTCAATTTTTTGTACGACTCAAGTGGTGGATAAAATTCACACAAGTCACCAAAAAGTCACTGCTTTTATTATGACTGGAAAACCAGAAGAAGTTATTTTTTCTATTCAACAGGAAATTGTTCGCGGTATGACGATGTTGCCTGGTAAAGGTGTTTATACAAGAAAAGATGTCTCAGTTATTATGATGGTGATTTCTCGTTATGAATTATATGATTTAGAACAGGCTGTCTATAATGCAGATGCTAATGCTTTTATTAATATTTTACCGACTCAAAATGTTTATGGACAGTTTTGGAGTCAGGATGATCAGAAGAAATTTAAAGCTGAAAGAAAAGAAATGAGTTAA
- a CDS encoding NADPH-dependent oxidoreductase → MNETIKTQLNHRSIRQFTTEKITDSTIDLLVDVARHTATSNFLQAYSIICLESKEKKEKLAKICNQPYVAQASHIFIFIADQYRNQQIAKEHHQDTAILHNMERYMSASTDAILAAQNVNLAAESIGLGTVFLGSILNDNQAVIDLLDLPELTFAVLGLAMGYPDQEPQLKPRLKKDVMFHKETYKRFDNYTKELVDYDASVTEYYDLRDTSKRVDSFTNQVSQSMNRKPLKRMRAKEDIESQGFMTK, encoded by the coding sequence GTGAATGAAACAATCAAAACGCAATTAAATCACAGGAGTATTCGTCAATTCACTACGGAAAAGATAACTGATTCGACGATTGATTTATTAGTAGATGTGGCAAGACACACCGCCACTAGTAATTTTTTACAAGCTTATAGTATCATTTGTCTTGAGTCAAAAGAAAAGAAAGAAAAATTAGCAAAGATATGTAACCAGCCTTATGTTGCACAAGCTAGTCATATTTTTATTTTTATAGCTGATCAGTACCGTAACCAGCAAATTGCAAAAGAACATCATCAAGACACAGCTATTTTACATAATATGGAACGCTACATGTCTGCTTCAACTGATGCTATTTTAGCTGCTCAAAATGTCAACCTAGCAGCTGAGAGTATAGGTCTTGGAACGGTCTTTTTAGGAAGTATTTTAAATGATAATCAAGCTGTGATTGACTTGTTAGATTTACCTGAACTTACTTTTGCAGTTTTAGGTTTAGCAATGGGTTACCCAGATCAAGAGCCACAATTGAAACCTCGTCTAAAAAAAGATGTGATGTTTCATAAAGAAACTTATAAAAGGTTTGATAATTACACAAAAGAACTTGTTGATTATGATGCATCAGTAACTGAGTATTATGATTTACGAGATACAAGTAAAAGAGTCGATTCTTTCACTAATCAAGTGAGTCAATCTATGAATAGAAAACCATTAAAACGTATGAGAGCTAAAGAAGATATTGAATCTCAAGGGTTTATGACAAAATAA